In a genomic window of Agarivorans albus:
- a CDS encoding F0F1 ATP synthase subunit epsilon — protein sequence MAAMTVHLDVVSAEEKIFSGRVEHLRVTGEEGELGVLHGHAPLLTPIKPGMVRMVKQHGHEEVIYISGGFLEVQPGNVTVLADTAIRGNELDKAKAQQAKQAAEESISNPNSDVDFAKAQVELAKAMAQLQVIEILGKNVR from the coding sequence ATGGCAGCGATGACAGTTCACTTGGATGTGGTGAGCGCAGAAGAGAAAATTTTCTCTGGCCGCGTTGAGCACTTACGAGTAACCGGTGAAGAGGGTGAGTTAGGAGTATTGCATGGTCATGCTCCACTACTAACCCCAATTAAGCCTGGTATGGTTCGCATGGTTAAACAGCATGGTCACGAAGAGGTGATTTACATCTCGGGTGGTTTCTTGGAAGTACAACCAGGAAACGTAACCGTGTTGGCAGATACCGCGATTCGAGGCAACGAGCTCGATAAAGCCAAGGCCCAACAAGCTAAACAAGCTGCAGAGGAAAGCATTAGCAATCCCAACAGCGATGTGGATTTTGCGAAAGCTCAAGTTGAACTTGCTAAAGCAATGGCTCAACTTCAAGTTATCGAAATCCTCGGAAAAAACGTCCGATAG
- the atpG gene encoding F0F1 ATP synthase subunit gamma: protein MAGAKEIKGKIGSVKNTQKITKAMEMVAASKMRRSQDAMESSRPYAVAMRKVIGHIALGKLEYKHPYAVEREAKRVGYIVVSTDRGLCGGLNINLFKQVVTDMQQWKDKGVETDLAVIGGKATAFFNSHGGNVVAQNSGLGDHPTVEELIGTVKVMLEAYDEGKLDRIYVVYNKFVNTMVQEPTIDQLLPLPKADDPEIASRSWDYLYEPSAEEILDGLLVRYIESQVYQGVVENLACEQAARMVAMKAATDNAGNLIDELQLVYNKERQAAITQELSEISAGAAAV from the coding sequence ATGGCCGGCGCTAAAGAGATTAAAGGTAAGATTGGCAGTGTTAAAAACACCCAAAAGATTACCAAAGCGATGGAGATGGTTGCAGCAAGTAAGATGCGTCGTTCGCAAGACGCAATGGAAAGCAGCCGTCCCTACGCAGTAGCTATGCGCAAAGTAATTGGTCATATCGCGCTAGGTAAGCTCGAATACAAGCATCCATATGCTGTAGAACGAGAAGCCAAGCGTGTAGGTTATATCGTGGTATCTACTGACCGCGGTTTGTGTGGCGGCTTAAACATTAACTTGTTTAAGCAAGTTGTCACCGACATGCAGCAGTGGAAAGACAAAGGGGTTGAAACTGACCTTGCCGTTATTGGCGGTAAAGCAACAGCCTTCTTTAACAGCCACGGTGGTAATGTGGTAGCTCAAAACTCTGGCTTGGGCGATCACCCAACCGTTGAAGAGCTTATCGGTACCGTAAAAGTGATGTTAGAAGCCTACGATGAAGGCAAGCTAGATCGCATTTATGTGGTGTACAACAAGTTTGTAAACACCATGGTACAAGAACCAACGATTGACCAATTATTGCCGCTGCCTAAAGCAGATGATCCAGAAATTGCGTCTCGCAGCTGGGATTATTTATACGAGCCAAGTGCTGAAGAAATTCTCGACGGCCTACTAGTTCGTTATATCGAATCTCAAGTGTATCAAGGTGTGGTGGAAAACCTAGCCTGTGAACAAGCTGCACGAATGGTTGCAATGAAAGCGGCAACCGATAACGCGGGTAACCTGATTGATGAGCTTCAGTTGGTATACAACAAAGAGCGTCAAGCAGCAATTACTCAAGAATTGAGCGAAATTTCTGCGGGAGCTGCAGCCGTTTAA
- the atpD gene encoding F0F1 ATP synthase subunit beta: protein MSNGNIVQVIGAVVDVEFPHDSVPKVYNALEVQGEELVLEVQQQIGGGVVRCICMGASEGVRRGLEVVDTGDAIKVPVGDATLGRIMNVLGQTIDHKGEIETEERYKIHRSAPTYEEQANSSELLETGVKVIDLICPFAKGGKIGLFGGAGVGKTVNMMELINNIAKAHSGLSVFAGVGERTREGNDFYYEMEEAGVLDKVAMVYGQMNEPPGNRLRVALTGLTMAEKFRDEGKDVLLFIDNIYRYTLAGTEVSALLGRMPSAVGYQPTLAEEMGVLQERITSTKTGSITSIQAVYVPADDLTDPSPATTFAHLDATVTLNRSIAAMGLYPAIDPLDSNSRQLDPLIVGQEHYEVARGVQGVLQRYKELKDIIAILGMDELSEEDKQTVARARKIEKFLTQDYHVAEVFTGNPGKLIPLKDTIRSFKGLLAGDYDDIPEQAFLYAGDIDDVLERAKNM from the coding sequence ATGAGTAACGGTAACATCGTCCAAGTAATTGGCGCTGTTGTGGACGTTGAATTTCCACATGACAGTGTACCTAAGGTATACAATGCTCTAGAAGTTCAAGGCGAAGAGTTAGTTCTTGAAGTTCAACAGCAAATTGGTGGTGGCGTAGTTCGTTGTATCTGTATGGGTGCATCGGAAGGCGTACGTCGCGGCCTAGAAGTGGTTGATACTGGTGACGCGATTAAAGTGCCTGTGGGTGATGCCACCCTAGGTCGCATTATGAACGTACTAGGTCAAACTATTGACCACAAAGGTGAAATTGAAACGGAAGAGCGTTACAAAATTCACCGTTCTGCTCCAACTTATGAAGAGCAGGCTAACTCTAGCGAATTGCTAGAGACAGGCGTAAAAGTTATCGACTTGATTTGTCCATTCGCTAAGGGTGGTAAAATTGGTCTATTCGGTGGTGCCGGTGTAGGTAAAACCGTAAACATGATGGAGTTGATCAACAACATCGCTAAAGCTCACTCAGGTCTATCTGTGTTTGCTGGTGTTGGTGAGCGTACTCGTGAAGGTAATGACTTCTACTACGAGATGGAAGAAGCCGGGGTACTTGATAAAGTAGCCATGGTTTACGGTCAGATGAACGAGCCACCAGGAAACCGTCTACGCGTAGCGTTAACAGGTTTGACTATGGCTGAGAAGTTCCGTGACGAAGGTAAAGACGTATTGTTGTTCATCGACAACATTTACCGTTACACCTTGGCCGGTACCGAAGTATCTGCACTGTTAGGTCGTATGCCATCAGCGGTAGGTTACCAGCCTACGTTGGCTGAAGAAATGGGTGTTCTTCAAGAACGTATTACATCTACTAAGACTGGTTCGATTACTTCGATTCAGGCGGTATATGTACCTGCGGATGACTTGACTGACCCATCTCCTGCAACCACTTTCGCGCACTTAGATGCAACCGTTACGCTTAACCGTAGCATTGCAGCAATGGGTTTATACCCAGCGATTGACCCACTGGATTCAAACTCTCGTCAGTTAGATCCTCTTATCGTAGGTCAAGAGCACTATGAAGTTGCTCGCGGTGTGCAAGGCGTATTACAACGCTATAAAGAATTGAAAGATATTATTGCGATTCTAGGTATGGATGAATTGTCTGAAGAAGACAAGCAAACCGTAGCTCGTGCGCGTAAGATCGAGAAATTCTTAACTCAAGATTATCACGTAGCTGAAGTTTTCACTGGTAACCCAGGTAAACTTATCCCACTTAAAGATACTATCCGTAGCTTTAAAGGCCTATTGGCTGGCGATTACGATGATATTCCAGAGCAAGCGTTCTTGTATGCAGGCGATATTGATGACGTGCTTGAGCGCGCCAAAAATATGTAA
- the atpA gene encoding F0F1 ATP synthase subunit alpha has product MQLNSTEISELIKQRIEQFEVVSEARNEGTIVSVSDGILRINGLADVMQGEMIELPGNRYAIALNLERDSVGAVVMGPYADLAEGDKVKSSGRILEVPVGRGLLGRVLNTLGEPIDGKGAVDNDGFSPIEVIAPGVMERKSVDKPVQTGIKAIDSMIPIGRGQRELIIGDRQIGKTAIAVDTIINQKSSGIKCVYVAIGQKASTIASVVRKLEEYGAMEYTTIVAASASDSAALQYLAPYAGCTMGEYFRDRGEDALIIYDDLSKQAVAYRQISLLLRRPPGREAYPGDVFYLHSRLLERASQVNEQYVEEFTKGEVKGKSGSLTALPIIETQAGDVSAFVPTNVISITDGQIFLTGQLFNSGTRPAVDPGISVSRVGGAAQTKIIKKLSGGIRTALAQFRELAAFAQFASDLDDATRKQLDHGQKVTELMKQKQFSPLSVAEQALGLYAAEKGYLADVEIDKIVDFEAALLAYANNEYADLLATINEKGDYNDEIDASIKGLIESFKSTQSW; this is encoded by the coding sequence ATGCAACTGAATTCCACTGAAATAAGCGAACTGATCAAGCAACGTATTGAGCAGTTTGAAGTTGTCAGTGAAGCTCGTAACGAAGGTACTATCGTTTCTGTAAGTGACGGTATTCTTCGCATTAATGGCCTTGCTGATGTAATGCAAGGCGAGATGATTGAGCTTCCTGGTAACCGTTATGCTATCGCATTAAACCTAGAGCGTGATTCTGTAGGTGCGGTAGTAATGGGCCCTTATGCTGACTTAGCTGAGGGTGACAAAGTAAAAAGTTCTGGTCGTATTTTGGAAGTTCCAGTAGGTCGTGGCCTATTAGGACGTGTACTAAATACACTAGGTGAGCCAATTGATGGTAAAGGCGCAGTAGACAACGATGGCTTCTCGCCAATCGAAGTAATTGCACCTGGCGTAATGGAACGTAAATCGGTAGATAAACCTGTTCAAACAGGTATTAAAGCGATTGACTCAATGATTCCAATCGGCCGTGGTCAGCGTGAGTTGATTATTGGTGACCGTCAGATTGGTAAAACAGCTATCGCTGTTGACACCATCATTAACCAAAAAAGCTCTGGCATTAAATGTGTTTACGTAGCGATTGGCCAAAAAGCCTCTACTATCGCTAGCGTAGTACGTAAGCTAGAAGAATACGGCGCAATGGAGTACACCACCATTGTTGCAGCTTCTGCATCAGATTCAGCCGCACTACAATACCTAGCGCCTTACGCGGGTTGTACCATGGGTGAATACTTCCGTGACCGCGGTGAAGATGCACTAATCATCTATGATGATTTGTCTAAGCAAGCCGTAGCTTATCGTCAAATTTCTTTGCTACTACGTCGTCCGCCAGGCCGTGAAGCTTACCCAGGTGACGTATTCTACCTTCACTCTCGTCTACTAGAGCGTGCCTCTCAGGTAAACGAACAGTACGTAGAAGAGTTCACTAAAGGTGAAGTAAAAGGTAAATCAGGTTCATTAACTGCTTTGCCTATTATTGAAACCCAAGCCGGTGACGTATCAGCATTCGTACCAACCAACGTAATTTCGATTACCGATGGTCAGATCTTCCTAACAGGCCAGTTGTTTAACTCTGGTACTCGTCCGGCGGTTGACCCAGGTATTTCGGTATCGCGTGTAGGTGGTGCAGCACAAACTAAGATTATTAAGAAACTGTCTGGTGGTATTCGTACTGCATTGGCACAGTTCCGCGAACTAGCAGCATTTGCTCAGTTTGCTTCTGACTTAGATGATGCAACACGTAAGCAGTTAGACCACGGTCAAAAAGTAACCGAGTTAATGAAGCAGAAGCAATTCAGCCCATTATCTGTTGCTGAACAAGCTCTAGGTCTATACGCCGCTGAAAAAGGTTACTTAGCTGACGTAGAAATCGATAAGATTGTTGATTTTGAAGCAGCGTTGCTAGCTTACGCTAACAACGAGTACGCCGATCTATTAGCGACTATTAACGAAAAAGGCGATTACAACGACGAGATTGATGCATCGATTAAAGGCTTAATTGAAAGCTTTAAATCTACGCAATCTTGGTAA